A window of Haliscomenobacter hydrossis DSM 1100 contains these coding sequences:
- a CDS encoding ATP-binding protein: MTRTPFKFLDAYGKADTEIFFGREEEVESLYQMSFQTNLLLVYGVSGTGKTSLVQCGLAGKFESSDLFDITIRRKNNLNDAFCDELKKHDLESSFEADFTADKMIHSLYLDYLRPIYLIFDQFEELFILGSPQEEAMFVKTIKRLLVAELPCKIIIVIREEYLGHLSGFEKAIPQIFDKRLRVEPMSRANARRVIINTLHSEKIKVTLSDEQVAETIIDKVTEGMGRVQLTYLQVFLDKLYRVAALRGGDKVIFDHELVNEIGRIEDVLRDFLDEQLDVFALEVDTKELGLKWLKLFVSDKGTKIPIKRQDIERAMPELGRLKHFNYLQFFVNHRILRPLDSDQYELIHDSLALKLSQTKTVGIPMPLTVPAKQLPSNPFVNFAAYNPEMAELFFGRDKDIRELFDKVINDTAVRSTLVFGPIGVGKTSLIRAGLMPRVQQLFRTGYLALSRELFELPVFNELFLGPPLKKDPPRFLELFFGEEGKTLNTDERKILTIDQLEEVFIWVTESAQLEFFYRHLAHLIDGHYNCDLVLVIRDEFFANLQDLESFIPGILEEQMRVKHLDRYGAAEVIRRNLHYAKFDVEDEQVMDRILQNVTEGDGKVNLTFLQLYMYKLLST; this comes from the coding sequence ATGACCCGTACACCTTTCAAGTTTTTGGATGCTTACGGTAAAGCCGATACTGAAATCTTCTTCGGACGTGAAGAGGAGGTGGAATCGCTATACCAAATGAGCTTTCAAACCAACTTACTGCTGGTTTACGGGGTATCGGGCACGGGCAAAACCAGTTTGGTGCAATGCGGCCTTGCCGGAAAATTTGAGTCCAGCGATTTGTTTGACATCACCATTCGGCGCAAAAACAACCTCAATGACGCGTTTTGTGATGAATTGAAAAAACACGACCTGGAAAGCTCATTTGAAGCAGACTTTACGGCGGATAAAATGATCCACTCCCTGTATTTGGATTACCTCCGCCCGATCTATCTCATTTTTGACCAATTTGAAGAACTGTTTATCCTGGGGTCGCCGCAAGAGGAGGCCATGTTTGTCAAAACCATCAAAAGACTACTCGTAGCCGAACTCCCCTGCAAAATCATCATTGTGATCCGCGAAGAATACCTGGGGCACTTGTCTGGTTTTGAAAAGGCGATTCCCCAAATATTTGACAAACGCCTGCGGGTAGAACCCATGAGCCGCGCCAATGCCCGCCGGGTGATCATCAATACCCTGCACAGTGAAAAAATCAAGGTGACCTTGAGCGATGAACAGGTGGCCGAAACCATCATCGACAAAGTAACCGAAGGCATGGGGCGGGTACAACTGACTTACCTCCAGGTCTTTTTGGATAAATTGTACCGGGTAGCCGCTTTGCGGGGCGGTGACAAAGTGATTTTTGACCACGAATTGGTCAATGAAATTGGCAGGATTGAAGACGTCCTGCGCGATTTTCTGGACGAACAACTCGATGTTTTTGCGCTGGAAGTTGACACCAAAGAATTGGGACTAAAGTGGTTGAAATTATTCGTTTCGGACAAAGGCACTAAAATACCCATCAAACGGCAAGACATCGAGCGCGCCATGCCCGAATTGGGCCGCCTCAAACATTTCAATTATTTGCAATTCTTTGTCAACCACCGCATTTTGCGCCCCCTGGACAGTGACCAATACGAACTGATTCACGATAGTTTGGCCCTAAAACTCTCCCAAACCAAAACGGTGGGTATTCCCATGCCTTTGACCGTGCCGGCAAAACAGCTTCCATCCAATCCTTTTGTCAATTTTGCAGCTTATAACCCGGAAATGGCGGAGTTGTTTTTTGGGCGCGACAAAGACATCCGCGAACTATTCGACAAAGTCATCAACGATACTGCGGTGCGTTCTACCCTGGTTTTTGGCCCCATTGGGGTGGGCAAAACCTCGCTTATCCGGGCGGGTTTAATGCCGAGGGTACAGCAGTTGTTCCGCACGGGGTATTTGGCCTTGAGTCGGGAGCTATTTGAACTGCCCGTTTTCAACGAACTATTTTTGGGCCCTCCCCTAAAGAAAGATCCCCCCCGATTTTTGGAATTGTTTTTTGGCGAAGAGGGCAAAACCTTGAATACCGATGAACGCAAAATTTTGACCATTGATCAGTTGGAAGAAGTTTTCATCTGGGTGACCGAAAGTGCCCAATTGGAATTCTTCTACCGCCATCTCGCCCATTTGATCGATGGGCATTACAATTGTGATTTGGTATTGGTGATCCGTGACGAATTTTTTGCCAACTTGCAAGACCTTGAATCATTTATTCCGGGTATCCTGGAGGAGCAAATGCGCGTTAAACATTTGGATCGGTACGGCGCTGCGGAAGTCATTCGCCGCAACCTGCATTACGCCAAATTCGATGTGGAAGACGAGCAGGTCATGGATCGAATTTTACAAAATGTAACCGAAGGAGATGGTAAGGTCAATCTGACCTTTTTGCAACTATACATGTACAAATTGCTGAGCACTTGA
- a CDS encoding CHAT domain-containing protein, translated as MKQPVIFLAFANDKDDHLPLLDEERKVISGHLLPLANQQYVQLVIEPSATIADISRFVTDLKDRINLFHYGGHAGSKEIFLQDQAANADGIAQILALQKEIKLVFLNGCSTRAQVALLQELGIPAIIATSIPIADQSARTFSDVFYRALAEDHTLEEAYKLAAANHLMSSGQAAGINRGVRVRKEETEVLPWGLYITEGKEAVLNWKMPRQSAASFIVRGAGMKYQSGVVINQKLVMTIANAIAPFSRGIRMILEEAKSKGREPKMRDLRVAVIDSFPTPIGMHLRKLLIAEEIGTDRLQKIVNLYQVSSQFLAYVLMAQTWDEKHNDPKFKVLPNTQAALDSFFALSTADSQVYNFVNLIQALGDTLAENSTVLFVEEFATLRKQYQEEPELQTAVLFLEEMKRELMGAVAADEIESFCVQGEDKLCVIFSHIGFAAKYTLATIKMIELVKARHNTPRFRHNLVVLNQLTAAIGVLDDVLEALDYTDNNSVILMRDEETVNPSLNLSPFILDENALSGQQNSKLFFFTSREGKELHFTLIDNLKDTLNITGENYPVVTELFDGFFHKLLS; from the coding sequence ATGAAGCAACCCGTAATTTTTTTGGCTTTTGCCAATGACAAAGATGACCACCTGCCCCTACTGGACGAGGAAAGAAAGGTCATTAGCGGGCATTTGCTTCCCTTGGCCAACCAACAATATGTACAGTTGGTCATCGAACCCTCCGCTACAATTGCGGACATCAGCCGCTTCGTCACTGACCTGAAAGACCGGATCAACCTTTTTCATTACGGTGGACATGCGGGCAGCAAAGAAATTTTTTTGCAGGATCAGGCGGCCAACGCCGACGGAATTGCCCAGATTTTGGCTTTGCAAAAAGAAATCAAATTGGTTTTTCTCAATGGCTGTTCTACCCGTGCTCAAGTTGCACTGTTGCAAGAACTGGGTATCCCCGCCATCATTGCTACTTCAATTCCCATCGCCGATCAATCGGCCAGAACCTTTTCCGATGTATTTTACCGGGCACTTGCCGAAGACCATACCCTCGAAGAAGCGTATAAATTAGCGGCAGCTAATCACCTGATGTCTAGCGGCCAGGCCGCTGGCATTAACCGGGGAGTGCGGGTACGCAAAGAAGAAACCGAGGTACTGCCCTGGGGACTCTATATTACCGAGGGCAAAGAAGCGGTGCTGAACTGGAAAATGCCCCGCCAAAGTGCAGCCTCCTTCATTGTCAGGGGGGCGGGGATGAAATACCAAAGTGGGGTAGTGATCAACCAGAAGTTGGTCATGACCATTGCCAATGCCATTGCCCCCTTCAGCCGGGGCATTCGGATGATTCTGGAAGAAGCAAAATCGAAAGGCCGTGAGCCCAAAATGCGCGACCTGAGGGTAGCCGTGATCGATTCTTTTCCCACCCCGATCGGGATGCATTTGCGCAAGCTGCTCATTGCGGAAGAAATTGGTACCGATCGTTTGCAAAAAATTGTAAACCTTTATCAGGTTTCCTCGCAGTTTTTGGCCTACGTATTGATGGCTCAAACTTGGGATGAAAAGCACAACGACCCCAAGTTTAAGGTTTTACCGAATACCCAGGCGGCGCTGGATTCTTTTTTTGCACTGTCGACAGCAGACAGCCAGGTGTACAACTTTGTGAACCTCATCCAGGCTTTAGGGGATACCTTAGCCGAAAACAGCACCGTACTGTTTGTGGAAGAATTTGCTACCCTGCGCAAACAATATCAGGAAGAACCCGAACTACAAACCGCAGTGCTTTTTTTAGAAGAAATGAAACGTGAGCTCATGGGCGCAGTAGCCGCCGATGAAATTGAGAGTTTCTGTGTGCAGGGTGAAGACAAATTGTGCGTCATTTTCAGCCACATTGGTTTTGCAGCAAAATACACTTTGGCCACCATCAAGATGATTGAATTGGTCAAAGCGCGGCACAATACGCCCCGCTTTCGGCATAATTTGGTGGTGTTGAACCAACTTACTGCCGCAATAGGGGTGCTAGATGATGTGTTGGAGGCCTTGGACTATACCGACAACAACTCGGTGATTCTCATGCGCGATGAAGAAACGGTTAACCCTTCGCTCAATTTGTCTCCGTTTATTTTGGATGAAAATGCACTTTCGGGGCAGCAAAATTCTAAATTGTTCTTTTTTACCAGCCGCGAAGGAAAAGAATTGCATTTTACCTTGATCGATAATCTCAAAGATACTTTGAACATTACTGGCGAAAACTACCCCGTGGTGACCGAGCTTTTTGACGGTTTTTTTCATAAACTTTTATCATGA
- a CDS encoding gluconate 2-dehydrogenase subunit 3 family protein: protein MQRREAVRLVTAVFGVSLAVPETVFARLAEPMDVGIKPKLMTGKQRKTLAAISECIIPKTDTPGAIEAGVPRWFEILLQDCYTAENQKVVLDGLTNLDVECKTKYGGVFAKLKTAQQIEILTAMEKAERDSKTRNGFIRATKDLVKTCYANSEVGATTAFEYLPAPGRWSGEELYKMGDKIYL from the coding sequence ATGCAGAGAAGAGAAGCTGTAAGGCTCGTAACGGCAGTTTTCGGGGTCTCGCTGGCCGTGCCGGAAACCGTTTTCGCCCGGCTTGCCGAGCCGATGGATGTTGGCATCAAGCCAAAGCTAATGACCGGTAAGCAACGCAAGACGCTGGCGGCCATTTCAGAATGTATCATTCCCAAAACCGACACACCCGGAGCCATTGAAGCAGGAGTACCGCGCTGGTTTGAAATCCTGCTCCAGGATTGTTATACCGCCGAAAATCAAAAAGTGGTTTTGGATGGCTTAACCAATCTGGATGTGGAATGCAAAACCAAATATGGTGGCGTATTCGCCAAGCTCAAAACGGCACAGCAAATTGAGATCCTGACTGCAATGGAAAAGGCCGAACGGGATTCCAAAACCAGAAATGGTTTTATCCGCGCCACTAAAGATCTGGTTAAAACCTGCTACGCCAACAGCGAAGTAGGTGCGACCACCGCCTTTGAATACCTCCCCGCACCCGGCCGCTGGAGTGGCGAGGAGCTGTACAAAATGGGGGACAAAATTTATCTGTAA